The proteins below come from a single Oncorhynchus keta strain PuntledgeMale-10-30-2019 chromosome 1, Oket_V2, whole genome shotgun sequence genomic window:
- the LOC118386656 gene encoding uncharacterized protein LOC118386656, with protein sequence MDGSSSCGWPCAGDSSPQPPSPPEALLVKMQKLRQELGELTALMQPLLDQSSNAMEASPQRPPTPGSVLRQQGVAEPVLLDQSPVHTSTQIWTRPLSPEALLTQMQLLRQEVVELSASISQVLDEPETTYLDAPTPPLPKAAWASKGEPQRALSRSSISKSGGMSWPYSIYPHCDLIGKPVPEEKPVAMVDKASSNPNKMSFWRRLACCFGKRNKTGSTKNNKVKKKTKAKGEKTKVEKDTAMTRGYFSTYLNLIKRLKVIQQTGEELN encoded by the exons ATGGATGGAAGCTCAAGTTGTGGATGGCCATGTGCAGGCGATAGTTCACCacagcccccctcccctcctgagGCCCTCCTGGTGAAGATGCAAAAGCTCCGCCAAGAGCTTGGCGAGTTGACTGCATTAATGCAGCCTCTCCTGGACCAAAGCAGCAACGCTATGGAGGCTTCACCACAGCGCCCCCCCACACCTGGATCTGTCCTGCGCCAACAAGGGGTTGCTGAACCTGTCCTGCTGGATCAAAGCCCAGTGCACACTTCAACACAGATATGGACACGGCCCCTCTCCCCTGAAGCCCTCCTAACACAGATGCAGCTGCTCCGCCAAGAGGTTGTGGAGCTGAGTGCTTCAATCAGCCAAGTTCTGGATGAACCCGAGACGACCTATTTGGACGCACCGACACCACCTCTCCCGAAAGCCGCCTGGGCCTCCAAGGGTGAGCCTCAGAGGGCCCTGAGCCGGTCCTCCATCTCCAAGAGTGGGGGCATGTCATGGCCGTACTCCATCTACCCTCACTGTGACCTCATCGGCAAACCAGTTCCTGAGGAGAAGCCTGTGGCAATGGTTGACAAGGCTTCCTCAAATCCCAATAAGATGTCTTTCTGGAGGAGGCTGGCATGTTGTTTTGGGAAGAGGAACAAGACTGGATCCACTAAGAACAACAAGGTCAAGAAGAAGACCAAGGCAAAGGGGGAGAAGACCAAGGTGGAGAAG GACACTGCCATGACCAGGGGATATTTCTCCACGTATTTAAACCTCATAAAACGACTCAAAGTAATACAACAAACGGGTGAAGAACTGAACTAG